The window ATCGTTCAGAACGTCAAGCAGGAGGGTGGGGCGAACGGGGTCGACATCAACATGACCATCAAGGTCAAGGACCAGAAGGCCCGTATTGACGTGAATCCCGAGATCTCGACCATCGTCGATCTCGCCAGCGGAGATTCCCTCTCGCTTTTTCATTCCCGCAAGGCCGCCATGCGCCTGCCCGGTGCAACGATCAAGGCCATGCAGGCCAAGGTTCAGCAGCAACAAGGTGAGCTCAAGGCCGATATCCCCAAGGCCACAGGCCGTAAGGAGACGATCAATGGCTTTGCCTGCGAGGAGTACGTGACGACCGTCGACGGCCGCAAGGTCGAGCTTTGGCTCACCAAGGACGCTCCCGATGCGCAGAAGGCACTCAGCCAGCTCTCGGCACTCTCTGGCAAGGCCGACCCGATCAGCACCTTCATCGAGAAAAATCAGCTCTCTGGCTTCCCCGTTCGCACGGTCGTTGAGACCCCCATGGGCAAGGTGACCACCACGGTTGTCACCGTGAAGCCCGGTGAGATTGACGCCACCCAGTTCACCATCCCGTCCGAATACAAGGAAATGCAGGCTCCGGCGATGCCCGGCCTCAGCCAGTAGGGCGCACGGAGGAGTCCCGCGGATAAGCCGGTGCAGGCAGGCGCCTCCCGGCTTCGCTCCGCTGATTGTCTGGAAGGGGAGCGTGTGCGAGCCGCCGCCCTTCCGTTCTCCAGGCCACTGAGACTCGCAGAACCACTTGCGCAACCTGTGCGTTCCTCCCAATTCGCCAGTCATCTTCCGCGACGTTCGGAAATCACGGGAGTTGCCCGGGCCGGACAATTGCGTACCGTAGCGCCATGTTGAGGCGCGCGGCGGTTTTCGTTTTCACGCTGGGCACCTCTTTTGCCCTCGACCCCTCCGGTCAGCGTCTGGCGGACCGATATTGGACGATTCTCGTGGCCAATCCCACCCAGACGTCCTCGCTCGAGCGTCTGTGGACACTGTATGACAAGCAGGGAGAGTCGGCGCAATTGATCGCCCTCGCCCGCCAGAGAGCCGGAGAATCGCCGTTGCTCTGCGCACAGGTCCTGGCGCTGGGCGGTTATCGCGACGAGGCGATAAAGCTCGTCGAACCGCTCGCCGTATCAAGCGGCCCCGCCGCGCTGTTGCTCGCTGGCTGGACGGCGGATGCCGGGCATCCTGCCGATGCCGCCCGGCTTCTGGAAAAGTCCGCCGTCGCATTGCGGGACCCGGCTCTTTGGATCGGAGCGGGCGAGATTTGGGCAAAGGCGGGAGATTCTCTCAGTGCATCGAGCGCCTGGAAGCAGGCCCTCAGCCTGGCTCCCGGCGATCTGGCTCTCCTGGAAAAACTCGCGAAGTCTGCCACTGCGGCCGGAGACTGGAAATCGGCTGCTGCCTACTGGCGCGAAATCGCCGCGACGGTCGCCCCCTCCCAGCGTGTGGAGGCGTGGGAAGCTGCCTCGCGGGCAGCCGAAAAGGGCGGCGACCTGGATGCCGCTGTCGAGGATCAGGAAAAAGCCCTTTCCCTTCTGGGCGAAGGCCATTGGAAAACCCGGGAGATCCAGGACCGGGTCTTCTCTCTGGCGGAACGCTCGGGACGCATGCCGCAACTCGAGGCTTCCCTGCTGATGGCGTCGGCGGCGGAGCCATCAGCCGCCGGCCCGGCGCTTCGCCTTGCGGCATTTTATCAATACCGGGGGGACGGCGCGAAGCGGTTCAAGTGGATCGCGCAGGCGGCCGCCGTGCGCCCTCAGGATCTCGCCCTTCAGCGCGAGGCAGCCCGACTGGCGCTGGCCATAGGTGATCTCGATGCGGCCGCGGCTCTCTCCCGCAAGGCATCCTCCGGCCGTACGCAGGATGCCGACACGCTATTTCTCCAGGCGGAGGTGGATGCCCTCCAGGGCCGGTCCGTCGAGGCGGGGAAAATGGTCGAGCAGTTCGTCGCTTCGCAAAAGGGGGATGAGGCGATACGCGAGCGGGCGCTCGATTTTTATCGCCGCCTCCACCTCAATGATGCGCTTGAGCGCGAACTCCAGCGTACCGTCCAGGCAGATCCGCGATCTGTGGATGCGGTGCTGAACCTTGCACGTTTCGAGGCAGATCGGGGAAACCACGATGCTGGCGAAAAGGCGTTGCGCCGATTCCCCCTGGACAAGCTGACCAAGGAAGAGCAGGGCGCGGCTGCCGCCAGGTTTGTCGCATTTTACCAGGACGCAAATCTCCTTTCTCTGGCGCTTCCCTGGGCATATCAGGCATTCGCCGCGTCACCTTCCCCTGCAAATGCCCTGGCTCTCTCGCGGCTTCTGGTCCGCAAGGGACAGACCAGCGAGGCGGGTGATATTCTCGTTCAGGCGGCGCTGCTCCCGGGCGACATCGGCGAGGAGGCGGAGCGCTCGCTGATTTCCGATTTGCAGGCGATATCGGCCGGGTCTTCCACATTCGAACCGGGCGGCCAGAGGCGTCTTCGGTCTGTGATGGATTCCCTTTCGCTGCGCGCCCGTAATGGCGGCACGGAGACGGACTGGCTCCGCCTCGCCCGCTGGCAGCGCTTCCTCCGCGCCACCGACAGTTACCAGCAGACGCTCGCCACCGGGCTGTCGCTCTACCCGTCATCCCGCCCGCTTCGCAATGCCTTCATCGATGCCCTCGTGGCCGACGGACGCTATGACGGCGCGATCGCGCAGCTGAACCGGTTGGTCAAGACAGCGGAACCCTCCGAGATGGTCGCCCTCCAGCGGCGCATCGGATACCTGGAGATCGAGCGCGGCCAACCTGATCAGGCGCTCGCGATTTTCGAGAGCATCCGGAACGATAATCCCAAGGACTGGCAGGCTCTGTCGGATGTCGCCTTTGCCCAGCAGGCTGGCGGCAACTGGTTCGCCGCGCTGGAAAGCTGGCTGTTTGCGTATCGACTGGCCCCGCCCGATGCCAAGCGGTCGCTCGTTCAGTCCATCCTCGGCGCCGCTTCCCGGTTGCAGCAGTTTGCCCGCGTCCTGGATTTCCTGGCCGCTGCCTGCGAGAGCGAGCGCAATTCCGATGCCCGGGCCGAGCTGTCGCGGGCGGCTGCGGCGTACTCCAGCGATCACCAGTTGACCGATGCCTGGCTGGAAATCCTCAGGGACAAGGCCGGCCGGTCCGACGATGCTTTCTGGAAACAGGCCCAGGCGGATGCGCTCCTTGCCGCCGGGAGGACCGAGGAGGCGCGCGAGGCGGGCGGCGTGTTCACTGCTTCCCTGCCGCGCGACGAGGAATCGCTGAAAGCCGCCGTCGGCGAGGCGGTCCGGGCTGGGAACTGGGGCGATGCAGCCCGGCTCACGGGATTGCTGATCGCGCTGGAAAAGGAACCCGATCTTTCTGCATGGCAGCAACGCGCGGAGTATCTGGAAAAGGCCGGGCTGTGGTCCCAGGCGCGGGAAGCATGGGCGGCTGTCTCCAGACGGTTTGCGCGAGAACCTGCCGCGCTTCTGGCCGTGGCGCAGTTTCAGGAGCGCGATGGACGTCTCGAGGAGTCCGAGCGCAGTTATCGCATGGCGGGAGATCTGGCGGGGAACCCTCCAGCCATCCTCTTCCGGCTTGGACGGCTGGCGCAGGACCGTGGGGACAGGCTTCAGGCAGCGACGGATTTGGAGAAACTGCTGGCTGTCACTCCGGCCTCCGCGGCGACAGCCCTGCTGCTACCGATCCCTCCGGCTTATGACTCCGGGGATGAAATCTCCGTCGCGTCCGCCACTCCTGTCGCCCTGGGCATTCCTCGCGACACCTGGCCACGTCCCGCGGAATCCGATGCCCGTGGTGTCCGTCTCCTGGCGATTCGCGATCTGGCCCGCATGCTGGCCGACAGCCCGAAACGCGCGGAATGGATTGCGTCATTGACTGATCCCTCTGAGCGGGTGTGGGCGCTGTATTTCTCCGGGGACAAGGGGGCGGCGATTCGCGAGGCCTCCGCTGCAGCGGCAAAACACGATGCCTTATCCCCTCGCGGGGAGTACCTGATGATTCTGGCCCTGGATGCCGGAGCGTGGTCGGAACTTTCCTCCTATCTCGCCCAGCCGGCCGATCATCGGGCCGCGCGATGGAAATCCTTCCAGACGGCCCTGACCTTTCTCCTGGAGAAAGGGTGGCAGCCTCCATCGAAGGAGTTAACCACCTTGATCAGCTCTGCCCCTGCTTCTGCGCGTTGGGAGATATGCCGAGCCCTGGCGTCCCAAGGGCAGGGGCGGCTGGCTTGCTGGCTCGCGGAGTCCATTCCCGCCTCATTTCCCTCGGAGCAGGCCGCCCAGGCATGGATCGATATCGGGACGTGGCGGCTGAACCTTCGCCAGCCCGATGCCGCGAGACAGGCTTTCGATAACGCGCTGGCTCTTTCCCCGGGGGATATTTCCTATTCCCGGCCATTTTTTGCCGCCCTTAGGGCGCGCTGGATGCTCACGCCGCCGGCGGAGCGTGCCGCGGTTGAGAAAAAAATCCTTCAGCAGGCGGTCGCCACGCGCAAGCCGGGCTTCCCGGAGGCCGTCGAAGCCTTTTTTGCCGCCCTGGCGGGGAATTACGAGAAAGCGGGTCAGCTTCTGGAGGAAGTCTTTCAAGCATCCCGCGGTGCACAGGATGCATCCTGGACCGACATCGTGCAGTTGGGGGGGAGCCAGCTGGAGCGCTGGGGGATGAATCGACTCGCGCGCGAACTGTATCGCACCAGCCTCGAGAGTGACCGTGCGCTCGCTGTCCTGCGAGGTGAGGATTTCTCACATGGCGCCATGTCGATGCTCGTCCAGAATCGCCTCATCAATGACGATCACACCTCGGCGGCCTATCTGGCCGGGGAGTGGAGCGCGGGAGGCGCTCGTGTAGAGGATGTGCTGCAGTCCGTCCGCCAATTGCTGGCGGCCTCGCAGGGCGCGAGGGCGGCTTTCCTTATCGACTTCCTGGCTGCCCAGCCCGCGCTGGATGATACCTCTGTCATCACGCTCTTCACCTTCACCGGGGAAAAGCGCGCACGTGAATCTTTGCGCGGTCTTGTCCTGAAGGCACTGGAGTCTGGCTCTTCCGTTCCCCTGCGGATCGCGGCGACGCATGCGGCTCTGCGGCTGGCTATCGGCAGCCAGCAGGATGGGGCGACGGATGAGGAACTCGCCCTGATGCAGCGCATATCGGGGCCCGGCGCGATGTCGCCGGCTTTCAATCTGCAATATGCCCAGGCACTCACCCGGCTGGGGAGGCATCGCGAGGCGCTTGCCGTGCTGGAGGCGGCGACGGCCATGGCTCCCGACCCGGGTCCCTACATCATGAATCTCGCCGAGTTGCTGGCCTGGTTTGGCCGGGAGCGCGAGGCTGCCGTCATCCTGGAGAAGCAGGCATCCTCCGTCGGTCCGAATCGCACGGTCGCCGCACAGCGGCTGGCCGCGCTGGCCGACATTCTCGGCGATCAACGACGCAAGGAACTCGCCGAGCGGGTTCTCAAGGAGGATGGCCTTGATTCCGCGGCCCAGAGGCTGCCGGAGTCGCCGGAGGAATGGCGCGGCCGCCTGCGCGATCTCCGTTCGCGCTACAAACAGTCCCGCGAGCAGTTCAATGCCGTGTCAAACTACGTCCTCTCGCAACCCTTGCTGCCGGTCGAGGTGCGGACCGAGGAGATGGCGAGGCTTCAGGCAATCGCCACCCAGTACCCGGCCTTGATCCCGGCATACTATCTCTTCCGCAAGAATCTCGCTGCCCGCGATAAGAGGCAGGACGACTTTCGCAAGGAGCTGACCGCCGAATGGCGGCAGGGTGCCGGGCAGTATTTCGCCGGTGAAATGCTAATCCATCTGGCTTTTGAGGAGGCGCGTTTCGATCTCATGTCCGCGCTCCTGGACGAATACCTGACAGATCGAAATTTCCAGCCCACCGCCTGGAGGCTGCTCGCGCAGCGGTTGATGGAGGAAAGGCAATACGCCCTGGCCGAGCGCGTGCTGGCGGCAAGCATGCAGCGTTCTGATGGCGATGCCGCCACCGATCTCACGCTGGCCGAGGCGAGGTGGCGCCAGGGCAAGCCGGTGGCGGACATCCTTGCCCGCATCGATGCCATCGGCTCGATCGATCCCGCTCGCCGGCTCGACCTGGCTCGTTTCTACGCCCGGACCAATCAACCGGATCTCGCCGCCGCCCAGCTTCGCGCCATGGACGGATATTTTCCCGCCGAGGCCGGTACTGGAGGGGTATGGGCGCAGGTGGCGACGAACTGGCTCGAGCGCGGACGGATTTCAGATGCTGGCGACGTTCTTGCAATGTTGGTGGAGCGCTGGCCACAGCACGTGAGCGGTCGTTTGCTCGCCGACTATCACGAGGCGCTGGGCGCGGCCGCGCAGCCCGAGGAGATGCTCCCTTTGCTATCGTTCCAGACCCGGCTCGATTACCGGGCGGCCATCTTTGCCGATCTCGTGAGCCGGGGAGACGTGGATGCTGCCCGGGCATGGGTCATGGCGCACCCGGAGTCTCTTCGTGCCCCGGAGGTTCGTGCCGGATTGCAGAGACTGGAGGTGCTGGATTGGCCGAAAATGGCCAGGGTCTGGGGTACCGTCGCTCCCGGCAACACGCTGTGGGAGGTTCAGGCGGCTGCGGCCGCTTTCCAGGCACGGTACGCCGCCCAACTGGAGACTGAGGGAAAATCCCCGCTCTCCGCATTGGGAGAGGCTCACCGCCTGCAGCCCGGAGAGTTCAACTACTCGCGGGCATACGCCAGGGCGCTGGTGAAAAATGGCAAGCCTGCCCAGGCCATCAAGGTCCTCGAAACCACGGTGAAATCGTACGCATCGCCTGAAGACCGCCGGGCCGCCCAGACAATGTTGGATTCCCTGCGGGCTTCACCTCGCTTGCCCGACAGCGCATAAAAGTGTAGCGTCCTCCCCATGCGCCTCCCTGTCCTCCTGCTTGCCTGCTCGCTTTTTGCGGGCGTCTTGTGTGCGCAAGAGCAGGAGCGCTCCCTGGCTCAACGGCTGAACTACATTCCGATGAAGCCGGGAGAGGGGTGGGCTAATCCGCTGGCCAACAAAGAGTTCAATAAAGCGAGCGTCGTCCCGACCGAATCCAAGGTGAAGGCCGGGTCCTACTCCGGCGAGAAGGACTTTGATGCCGGGACATACTCGAATACCCGGTCGTTTTTTGGGATCAAGAACCCGTGGTTTGGACGCAAGGTTTTCAAGACCGGGCAGGAAAACCTCACCACAAAGTACGAGCTCAAGGCTACCGAGAAGCAGTTTGTCACCGACAAGGCCCGGGTGAAATCCTTCGCGGAAACGGATCGCAAACCCATGGATGCCTCGCAGGGGCCGGCCGAGACCAGACCCTTTCTCGTGCAGGGAAAATCCCAGAAGGCTCTCGATCAGCAGTCCAATCAAAAAGAGCTTACCATTGACGAGGTGCGCAAAATCCTGAACAAGGACCGCTGACGGTTTTTTAGGATTTTAGCGATGCAGACCACCTCCGACGCCCTCGATATACTTTGCCGCGGCTGTGAAAAAGTTCTCAGCCCCGATGACCTCCGCGCCAAGCTCGGCGAAAATCGCCCCCTGCGCGTAAAACTCGGCGTCGACCCGACCGCGCCCGACATTCATCTCGGCCACAGTATCTCGCTTTCGAAACTGCGCGAGTTTCAGGACCTCGGCCACGAGGCCATTCTCATCATCGGCGATTTCACCGCCATGATCGGCGACCCGAGCGGACGCTCCGTCACCCGCCCGCAGCTCACACACGAGCAGGTGCTCTCCAACGCGAAGAGCTATCAGGAGCAGGCGTTCAAGATTCTCAGCCGCGAGCGCTCGAAGATCGTTTTCAACGGCGAGTGGTTTGAGGCGATGAGCTTCGATGAGGTCATCAAGCTCAACAGCCGTGTCACACTCCAGCAGATGCTCGTCCGCGAGGACTTCCGCGACCGCCTGGATCGCGGCCAGCCCATCCGCGCCCACGAGATTCAGTACCCGATCATGCAGGGTTGGGACTCCGTGAAGATCCGCGCCGATGTGGAACTCGGCGGCACCGACCAGCTTTTTAACATCATGGTCGGCCGCGATCTCCAGCGGGAGGAGGGAATGCCCCAGCAGGTCGCCATGGTCATGCCCATCCTCGAGGGCCTAGACGGCAAGCAGAAGATGAGCAAGAGCCTCGGCAACTACGTGGCGCTCAACGAAAGTGCCCACGACATGTTTGGCAAGATCATGAGCATCAGCGACGAGCTCATGGTGCGCTATTACCAGATCCTCCTGAAGGAGACCCTGCCTGCCGACGCTCATCCCATGGAAGCCAAGAAGGCGCTCGCCCAGCGCGTCGCCGCCCGCTTCCATACCGCCGAGGAGGCCCAGGCCGCCCGCACCGATTTTGAGACCCGCTTCAGCAAGAAGGACCTCGACCACGCCGACCTCCCGGCCTACACGCCGGGTGAGGCGCGCGACTTCCTCAGCCTCGTTGTCGAGGCCTATGCGAAGTGCTTTGGTATTGCCAAATCCCGCAGCGACGCCCGTCGCCTTCTTGAGGGTGGCAGCGTGCAGTGGAAGGGCGAGAAGATCGGCGACGTCAAGGCCGTGCTGGCCGGGGGCGAGGCCGGTGTCCTGCGCCTCGACAAGACCCGCGCCGTCCGCATCGGTTAAACCCAGCTAGAGCAGCGGAAGGTCGTCGGGACTTTCCGCGAACTCGGCGAATTTCTTCGCCAGTTCGTGCAGCTTGCCCACGTAGTACTCGACGTTTTCATCGCGCGCTTCGGGATTCCATTCCGAGGCCAGTCGTGCGTTTTCATAGGCGACGACCTTTTTCTTCGTGCCGGTGATGTAATAGCTCACCTGATCGCCCGCCTGGTAGTCGCGTCCGCTCTTGATCGCGAGTTCGAAGGCCGCCGCACGGTTGCGGGATGAGGCGCTGATCTTCTTCTGATACGATGCGACGGAATCCTGGAGCGCCTCGGTCTTGGCCAACACCTCGATGGAGAATTCTCCCCGGCGCAGTCGCCCCTCGACCTCGTCGCGCAAGCCACCGGCGTCGCGCGGCTTGCCCTCGAGGAGTCGGCGGACGAATTGCTCAAGATAGTCGCGCAGAAAAGGCTCCATCCCGCGCGACTTGAGTGCCGCGCCCTTGATCGACATCGAGCCGTCCTCGTGAAGCAGCGCGTAGTTCTTCGCCTTGTAGCTGAACATCGCGGTGTAGCGCTCGTCGAATTCCACGTCGATGCCCTCCGGCAGTTCCGCGGTGAGCCCTTTCTGGAGCACCTCGGCATCGGCGCCCTCCGGCGGATGAAAGTAGATGCCGTCGGTGTCGATCTCGATTACCTCCGCTCCTTGTTTCCCGAGCCAGTCGACCATCAGGCGCAGCAATTCGCGGCCCTTGGCGGTCACGGTCTCCGCCACATCGAAGTCGGCAAAGTGCCCCTGCGCAAACCCGAGATAGCCGTAGAAGGAATTGATCAGGATCTTGAACGTGCTCTGGAGCGCGTCGAGTTGGCTGCGTTCGCGGGCGCTTTCTGCCTTCCGCATCTCGGCTTTTGCGGCCACGCGGAAGGTGCGGAGTTCGCTCAGGAGATTGCGGAAGAGGTCCAGCTTGTCGCCCGCCGGAGTGTAGCCAAAAGCCAGGATCACCGACGGATAGAGCGAGGTCACGTCGCAGTGCCACACGTTGGGAATCACTCCCGTCTTGAAAATGTCGGTGTAGCCGCCCTCGAACGGTCGCGCCTCAGGGTAGTCCGGGAGCGAATGCCCGCGCCGCAGATACTCACGGAGGAAGAGCGCGTCGATCTTTGTCGCGTTTCCGCGAATGATCACATCCTGGTAGTTGTAGGGAAAAATCTGCGCCTGGATGAAATAGCTCCGGCTCAGCGCCGCCGCGAGCGCGCGGGTCTCGCGCACGATGGAGAGCGCGGTGCGTCCGTCTGCTGAATCCTTGTCCGCCACGCCGAAATGCTGAGCGACCTGCTCCAGAGCGAAGCTCTCCAGCTCCCGCGAGGAAACGTCATAATACTGCGCGAGCACCCACGTATCGACGAGGTGACGGCCCGGAACGACAAATTTCGGATACTGTATCGTCTTCTCCGCGATCTGGAGGCGCGACGGGCGGGATTTCAGCACCTCGCCGTTGCGGCCCCATGGCAGTTTCGTTTTCAGCTTCTTCGCCCGGGCGGCGAGGAAGGCGAGGTCCACCTTGAAGAGATTGTGCCCCTCGATCACGTCGGGATCGCGCTCGGCGATCTGGGCCGACAGCCACTCCAGTGCGGCGCGCTCGCTCTCCACGAGTCCTGGCTGCACGGCGAAAACCTCCTCCCACCCGCTGGAGTCGGCGAGCGCGATGGCGGTGAGACCGTTTTCGTCGGTCTGGAGGCCGACCTGCATGCGCCGCAGATCCTCGAAGAGCATTCCCTTGAACAACGTACGCCCCGACTGGGTGAGGTACTGCTGCACCGGGTCGTTCAACCAGAAAGTCGGCATCGTGCTGGCGGCTTCCGACCGGGTGGCCTGGCACTCCGCCCACGAGTCGCAACGGACGAGGCGATCCAGGGGCAGTCCGCCAGAGAGTTCCAGCCCGGCGTCTCCGGCACACCAGAAAAACGGCTGAAAAACCTCCCGGACGCGGGCGGTGAATCCATCCGCCTGGCGCACATAGAGGTCGATTGCGTTGGGTTCGGCGAATTCCGCAGCCACCACTCGGGGCAGGGGATCGAAACCGAAAAGTTGCTCGTTCTCGCCAAAATTCACATCCCTACGCTAGATTGCTCCCGGACTTTGTCCAACCACCGATGAAAATCCTCTCTCTCTCGGCCCTGGCCTGTTTTTTGTGCCTGTCGCTGGCTCCTGCCCAGACGATCCATCTCGACGACGCCCAGGCGTTGGAAATCGGTCGCCGCATCTGGAAAAACGAGTGCGCCGGCACGGTCGAGGGCCTGACCTCGTGGAATAAAGGCGAGGACTTCGCCTCGCTCGGCATCGGGCACTTCATCTGGTATCCGCGCGGGAAATCCGGCCCGTTCGAGGAGAGCTTTCCCAAGCTGGTTGTTTACCTTGCCGGGCAGGGCATCATGGTGCCGAGCTGGATGCGGCAGGCCTGCCCGTGGTCCACGCGAGCGGTCTTTCTCGCAGACGCGCAGGCGCCCCCGATGGTCCAGTTGCGCAATCTCCTCCGTACCACCGTGCCGCAGCAGGCGCGGTTCGCCGCGCTCCGCCTGGAACAGGCGCTACCCAAGATGCTTGCGGCCACCGCTCCCGGGGATCGCGAGCGCGTACGCGCCAACTTCTACCGCGTCGCTGCCCAGCCGCTCGGCATGTATGCGCTCATAGATTATGTGAACTTCAAGGGCGAGGGCGTCTCACCCACCGAGCGCTACAACGGCAAGGGCTGGGGCCTGCTCCAGGTCCTCCTGACCATGAGCCCGTCCGGCGATCCGCTGGATTCCTTCGCCCGGGCGGCGGACCAGGTGCTGACCACCCGCGTGAAGAATTCTCCCCCGGAGCGCAACGAGGCCAAATGGCTTCCCGGCTGGCGCAACCGTATTGCCACCTACACGCGATGACCAAGGACGAGATTTCTGACATTCTGGAAAACATTGCCCGGCTCCTCGAGCTCAAGGGCGAGAACCCCTTCAAAATTCGCGCCTATACCAATGGCGCCCGCGCTCTCGACACGCTGACCGAGGATTTCGACAAGATCGTCGCCCGCGACGGTCTCGGCGAGGTGGAGGGAATCGGCAAGGCGCTGGTAGAAAAAATCACCACGCTCGCCCGCACCGGCAAGCTCGAGTACTACGAGGAACTCCGCGAGCAGTTCCCGCCCGACATTTTCACCCTCTTCGACGTGCCTGGCCTGGGTGCGAAGAAGATCAAGGCACTCTACGACCAACTGGGCGTCCATTCCCTGACCAATCTCGAGCGCGTCTGCCGCGACGGGCAGGTGGCGGCGCTCCCGGGTTTTGGAGCCAAGACAGCGGAGAATATCCTGAAAGGCCTGGAGCAACTCAAGAAAAGCGCCGGGCAGTTCCGCCTTGGTGACATCAGCGGACTGGCCGAGTCGCTTCTCGACGACCTCCGCAGCCACCCGCGCGTGAGCCTCGTGCAGGTGGCGGGCAGCTATCGGCGCAAGAAGCCGATCGTGCGCGACCTCGATTTCATCGTCTCGACGCGACACCCGAAGATCGTGCTGGAGGATTTTGTCGGCCACCACCTGGTCGATTCCGTCCTGGCTCATGGAGATACCAAGGCCAGCGTGATCCTGAAAAACGGCATCCAGTGCGACATCCGCGTGGTGAAGTCGGAGGAATACCCCTTCGCCGTCGTCTACTTCACCGGTAGCAAGGAACACAACGTCCGCCTCCGTTCCCGCGCCCTGGAGCGCGGCTGGTCGCTGAACGAATATCGCTTCAGCCTGGCCGAGGGACGCGAACTCAAGGAGCCGATTCCCGAGGTTTACACTGAGGCCGATGTCTATCGCGCGCTCGGGCTGGCTTTTGTGGAACCGGAACTCCGCGAGGATCGCGGGGAAATCGCCGCCGCCGAGGCAGGGGAGCTTCCCCAGTTGATCGAATGGCAGAATCTCCGCGGCACCTTCCATTGCCACACCCATGCCAGCGACGGACGCGCCTCGCTGGAGGAAATGGCCCACGCCGCCGAGGATCTGGGACTCCAGTATCTCGGCATCGCCGACCACAGCAAAAGCTCGGTGCAGGCCAACGGCCTCGACGAAAAACGCCTCCTCGAGCAGGTTGCCCGCATCCGCGAGCTCAACCAGACCTTCGACGGCTTCCGGATTTTCGCCGGAACCGAGTGCGACATCCGCAAGGACGGCTCGCTGGATTTCTCCGACGAAATCCTCGCCCAGCTCGATTATGTCGTCGTCTCGGTACACGCCGCCTTCTCTCTCTCCGAGGTGGAGATGACCGATCGCATCATCAAGGCGATCTCCAATC of the Terrimicrobium sacchariphilum genome contains:
- a CDS encoding DUF4412 domain-containing protein, which encodes MKILALLAAIILPVSLVRADITIVQNVKQEGGANGVDINMTIKVKDQKARIDVNPEISTIVDLASGDSLSLFHSRKAAMRLPGATIKAMQAKVQQQQGELKADIPKATGRKETINGFACEEYVTTVDGRKVELWLTKDAPDAQKALSQLSALSGKADPISTFIEKNQLSGFPVRTVVETPMGKVTTTVVTVKPGEIDATQFTIPSEYKEMQAPAMPGLSQ
- the tyrS gene encoding tyrosine--tRNA ligase; translated protein: MQTTSDALDILCRGCEKVLSPDDLRAKLGENRPLRVKLGVDPTAPDIHLGHSISLSKLREFQDLGHEAILIIGDFTAMIGDPSGRSVTRPQLTHEQVLSNAKSYQEQAFKILSRERSKIVFNGEWFEAMSFDEVIKLNSRVTLQQMLVREDFRDRLDRGQPIRAHEIQYPIMQGWDSVKIRADVELGGTDQLFNIMVGRDLQREEGMPQQVAMVMPILEGLDGKQKMSKSLGNYVALNESAHDMFGKIMSISDELMVRYYQILLKETLPADAHPMEAKKALAQRVAARFHTAEEAQAARTDFETRFSKKDLDHADLPAYTPGEARDFLSLVVEAYAKCFGIAKSRSDARRLLEGGSVQWKGEKIGDVKAVLAGGEAGVLRLDKTRAVRIG
- a CDS encoding DNA polymerase domain-containing protein, which gives rise to MNFGENEQLFGFDPLPRVVAAEFAEPNAIDLYVRQADGFTARVREVFQPFFWCAGDAGLELSGGLPLDRLVRCDSWAECQATRSEAASTMPTFWLNDPVQQYLTQSGRTLFKGMLFEDLRRMQVGLQTDENGLTAIALADSSGWEEVFAVQPGLVESERAALEWLSAQIAERDPDVIEGHNLFKVDLAFLAARAKKLKTKLPWGRNGEVLKSRPSRLQIAEKTIQYPKFVVPGRHLVDTWVLAQYYDVSSRELESFALEQVAQHFGVADKDSADGRTALSIVRETRALAAALSRSYFIQAQIFPYNYQDVIIRGNATKIDALFLREYLRRGHSLPDYPEARPFEGGYTDIFKTGVIPNVWHCDVTSLYPSVILAFGYTPAGDKLDLFRNLLSELRTFRVAAKAEMRKAESARERSQLDALQSTFKILINSFYGYLGFAQGHFADFDVAETVTAKGRELLRLMVDWLGKQGAEVIEIDTDGIYFHPPEGADAEVLQKGLTAELPEGIDVEFDERYTAMFSYKAKNYALLHEDGSMSIKGAALKSRGMEPFLRDYLEQFVRRLLEGKPRDAGGLRDEVEGRLRRGEFSIEVLAKTEALQDSVASYQKKISASSRNRAAAFELAIKSGRDYQAGDQVSYYITGTKKKVVAYENARLASEWNPEARDENVEYYVGKLHELAKKFAEFAESPDDLPLL
- the polX gene encoding DNA polymerase/3'-5' exonuclease PolX; amino-acid sequence: MTKDEISDILENIARLLELKGENPFKIRAYTNGARALDTLTEDFDKIVARDGLGEVEGIGKALVEKITTLARTGKLEYYEELREQFPPDIFTLFDVPGLGAKKIKALYDQLGVHSLTNLERVCRDGQVAALPGFGAKTAENILKGLEQLKKSAGQFRLGDISGLAESLLDDLRSHPRVSLVQVAGSYRRKKPIVRDLDFIVSTRHPKIVLEDFVGHHLVDSVLAHGDTKASVILKNGIQCDIRVVKSEEYPFAVVYFTGSKEHNVRLRSRALERGWSLNEYRFSLAEGRELKEPIPEVYTEADVYRALGLAFVEPELREDRGEIAAAEAGELPQLIEWQNLRGTFHCHTHASDGRASLEEMAHAAEDLGLQYLGIADHSKSSVQANGLDEKRLLEQVARIRELNQTFDGFRIFAGTECDIRKDGSLDFSDEILAQLDYVVVSVHAAFSLSEVEMTDRIIKAISNPYVTMMGHLTGRLLLTREPYKVNVPAIIEAAAATGTIIELNANPRRLDMDWQWWPLAKEKGVRCSINPDAHSTAGLQDLIFGVGSARKGWLTRNDVINTLPLGQIEQELARKRK